CAAATACTGCAATTAGCTCTTTTCCTTTCTCTATTAATTCTTCTCTAATCAATTCTTGTTCTTGCTGCGAAAAATGTCTTGGCATATTAATCTCCTTTCTAAAAACAAATGAACGTTTTATTATTTGGGTCATTGGTATATAAAAAAATATTCTTTCAATATCATACTCTTATTTGTATTATACTTACATCCAAGAAATCTATCAATATTCTTCTTGGATTATTCTAGATACCAAATTTTAGCCGATGAGTATTTATAGACCTCACCCCTTAATGCCCTTCGGGTCTAAAGAACAAGCACTCTGCACACAATCAGTCTCTCCTTCTCTACTGAGAGAGGTCTCCCTTCTCCTAAGAATAGGAGAAGGGTTGGGGTTGAGAATGAGGTGTGAAGGTTTTAATTCTCCCTTCTTAATTTTAAATTTAAATAATTAAAAGTTTAATTCATCAGACTCTCTCTACATCTACTACTCTCTTTTTATAGTTAATAATTACAATCCCAACCGATACTAAAATTAATGCTGCCAATATATTAAAATTTAAACTCTCTTCTACTAATAATAAACTGGAAAAGAATACTCCACTGACTGGAATTACAAACTTATAGATAGTAATATAACCTAGGGGATTATATTTGATCAAAGTATACCATAGAGCAAAACCTACTGCTGAAACCATAGCTAAATAAATTAATAATAAGAAGGTTGAACTAGTAAAGTTTAGGCTTAATGGCTTTACTTTAGTAATTGAAATCAAGAATAAAGTAACTGAACCCACTAACATCTGATAGGCTGTCACCAACATAGGATCGATTCTTCTGGTCAGGCTTTTAGCTATAATACTGGCTATAGTAGCTACAATCGCTGATGAGATTAAAAATCCCTCTCCTAAGAAAGTAAAGGAGAAGTCAAAGCTTCTCTGCTTTAAATTAACAATTATAACTCCCAAAAGACCTACAACTAATCCTACCCCCTTTTGAAGATTGAGTTTATCATTCTCATAGATGAAATGAGCCAAAATAACCGTTAAGAAGGTTCCTGTTGTGCCTAATATGGAAGCTTTAGCCCCAGTAGTATTGGCAAGCCCATTATAGAAGAAGAAATACTGTAAAGTAGTCTGTAATAATCCTAAGAACAATAGGGGCTGAAAATTAATAATTTTTAGCTTAAAACTCTTCTTACCTTTACTTAAAACTTGATAACTTAACAATAATAATGATGCTATAAAGAAACGATAAGATGCAAAAAGCATCTTTAAAAAGTAATCATCTTTACCTATCTCCAACGCCTCATAACTTAGCTTTAAAGATGGAAAAGCAGTCCCCCATAGTAGACAAGCTAAAATTGCTAATAATGGTACTAAATATTTATTAGTAAAAATATCTCTTTCTCTCATTCATTACTCAATCCTTTGCAATATGTGTTTAATGTGAGTAGATTCTACATATTTAAAATCTTTACTCACACTAGTTATCAAAATTTAAGAAACTCTTCAATATCTCTCTTAATAATATCTAAAGAATTTCGCCAAAAATCTATAGAATTAACATCTATTCCAATAGTTTTGGCGACATTTATTATATCATTCTTCCCACTAACAGCCAATAAAGAGTTATATTCTTGTATAAACTCTTGACCCTTCTCTAAATATTGAGCATAGATACCCTTAGCAAAAAGTAATCCAAAAGCATATGGGAAGTTATAAAAGTTCAACTCTGCTGAATAATAATGGGGCTTACATAACCACATATAAGGATGTAGATAATTATGGTCTAATCCTCTACCATAGGCCTTCTTTTGAGCATCTACCATCATCTCTTTAAGCTCATCTACTGATAAAGATGACTCCTTTCTTCTCTTAAAGACTTCACTCTCAAATAGATAACGGCTATAAATATCAACTATTACCTGCCCGGCATCAGAGATTGAACTCTCTAAAATAGTCAAGACTTCTTCTTTAGAAGCCTTATCTAATGTTGCCTTTTGAACGATAGTCTCACAGAAAATCGATGCAGTCTCTGCTAAAGGCATGGGATAGTCACTATTGATTATACTCTCATCAACTAAGCAACTTCCATGATATCCATGCCCTAACTCATGGGCTAAAGTCAAGACATCACTTAAACTCCCTGTAAAGTTTGCTAAAATTCTACTCTCACCTATTGGATGGATATTGCTACAGAAGGCTCCCCCTCTCTTCCCATCTCTAGGCTCAGCATCTATCCACCGTTTAGCAAAGGCATTATCGGCATAATTGGCTAAATCATCATTAAAACTCCTAAAGTTATCTACTATGAACTTCCTTGCTTCATCATATGTAAATCTCATCTTAGCCTCACCTATTGGGGCAAAAAGATCATAAAAAGGCAATCCATCATTATACCCTAATAGTTCTGCTTTCTTTCTATAATAATTATGAAAGAGTGGTAAATACTCTTTGATTGCTTTAAACATCACTTCTAAAGTCTCAGCTTCCATTCTAGAGTCTAGCAATGTCTTTTCTAAAGGACTCTGATATCCTCTTTGCTCACTGATAGTCAGTACTTCACCTTTAATTCCATTCAAAGCAGCTGCGATAGATTCCTCTATTTGTTCATAGGACTTTAACTCTGCCTGATAAGCATTTTTTCTAAGAACTAAGTCATCTTCATAAGCCATATTCCTGATAACTGGTAGTGGCAACTCCTTCTCCTCACCATCTATCTCTATCTTAACCAATAAAGTAGAAGTCAATAAATCATATAGCTTCTCCCATGCTTTAGAAGCAGTACTGCTCATTTTAGCAATTAATATCTCTTGTTCCTCACTTAACAGATACTTACTCTCTTTAGCCAATTCCAATAAGAAGAACTTATGTTCAGTTAATAGCTTAGAAGACTCTATTATCCTTTCTAAATCATCTAAAGAAGCAATCCATTTTTGGAACTTAACAGAGGGCTTTGTTAATAAGACCTCTTTTTCTTCTAAACTCTCTATTACCTTTAGAGCCTGCTGATTCTTAGCTTCTACACTCAAAGTTAGTTGAGAAAAATTGAAAAGCAGTTCAAATAAAGTATAAATCTCCTTTAATAAGATTATGTATTCTTCTGCTTGCTGTATAGGATTATCTCTATTATCTAAACCATCTTCACTCAATTTACTAATCTCACTAATCTTATCTTCTAATCTCTTAAAATCACTTTTAAACTTTTTAGAATCAAAACTGGGATATAACTCCTTCAAACTCCATCTTAAATCCATCTCATCAACTCCTCATCTCTATTTGATATTACTAGCATAGTATAAAAAAACTAATTTCTTGTCAAGATAAAGTTATTTTTGATACTTGCTAATAATACTACTCAAATCTAAAATTTAGTTTATATAATACTGTTATATTATTCTTTTATAGTGTTTATTATTTACTATCCTTATACTTTATCTTTTTACTGTCCGTATTCGTGTATATTTGTGACCATTCGTGGTTTCTTTTATTTAATAATTATTTTTTGAATTTACATTTTGCAGCCCAAGACTACTCCCTCAGTCAACAAAAAAGTCTTCTTCAAATCATCTGTATTAATCATGGGTAATAATATCTTTGCCTTTATTTCATTTTATATTAAATGACTATAGTGGTTAAAGTATGAAGTGATATTTTTCATTTTTAGGAATTTTAAATTGTTAAATTTGTATTTTAATATTATGAACTTAAAAAATTAATCTATTTATTGTATTTTGTATTAAACATAGTCATAAGTAACTAATATTGAATTGACTATTAAACACATAAAAAAAGCCAGGTAATTCTGGCTTAATTAATTTCTAAACTATTTCCTCTATAATATCAATATTCAAATCCTTTGATAAGTCAATTATGAAGTCTCTATCTAGACCACTAAAATTTAAGACTTTAACTACTGGTCTTAACTTCATAGTCTCATTTACTCTAGTAACTACTGCTTCACAACCAATGTTTAGTTTAACCTTGGTTCCTATTGGATAAGGGGTTACCATCCTTAAAAACCTCTCCACTAGCTCTCTATCCATCTTATTTTCTGTAAAGGTAGTATACAAATACTCAATTACCTCTTTGACTTTAATTGAACTACGATAAACCCTATCATTAATCATAGAATCAAAGACATCGGCGATAGCTACAATTCTAGCATATTCATCAATATACCTTCTACTTATTCCTTTAGGATAACCAGAACCATCACATCTCTCATGGTGCAAATAAGCAATACGAGCAGATACTTCTGGAATACCTTCTATATTGCCTAAAATCTGATATCCATAAGTCGTATGTTTCTTAACCTCTTCAAACTCTTCATCAGTAAGCCTGCCAGGCTTATTTATAATCTCTAAAGGAACTTTTATCTTACCTACATCATGCAAAAAAGCACCTATCCCTAACTCCATTAACCTCTCTTTCTCATAGCCCAATTGCTTTCCAACTACTAAAGAAAGTACCGTCACATTGGTTAGATGGAAGAATAGCTCATCTTGTAATAATCTGATATCCTTAATGCAATTAAGGATTTTCTTATTAATAGTTATAGTATCAATAATATCTGCAATTATTCTGTATAATTGATGTTTTTCCTGATGATTCAATCCAGTATCAGCATCAATTATCTTCTTAATACAATCCCTAGCTATAATTATTGCTTCTTTTCTAATCTCTTCTGGTATTATCTCAATATCCTCTTTCTTTAACTCTTTTAATCTATTATCTTTAAGATAGATATGGTTAATACCAATTTTATCTAATTTATTGATATATTTCTTATTCAGTCTTCTTCCTGCACCTAATAGTAATTTGCCATCTGAAGTATATATATTCTTAGCTAATATGTCCCCTTCTTTTAAGTCACCTATGCTAGCTAGATACATCATGATACCTCCTCCTCCCATAAAAGAAAATTTACAGTTGAACTTCATGAGGAGTATTATTAAAGCCTTATCCATGATATCACAGTTCTTATCTCCTGTTTTGAGCAAATAGCAATTACCTCTTAAAAAATATTACTTACATTAGTATTTCTATATTTATAAAAAATTTCCTTCTTTCAGAGATGAGGATTTATGATTCATCTAGAAAATTTTTCTCCCCACTTTTCCTTGACTTTATCTTCACCTTTAAAGTAATCAACAGTGCTATTTTTTTGATATACCTCTTGATAAGGTAATATGTTTATTTTATTTGAATCTGGATATTCACATACATCTATCCCAATGTCGGTTCTGATATCAAGGTATTTACAGGGCTTTTGGGTATGATTATATAATTGGTGAGCACCTTCAGGTCCCATCTCAAAAAATATAATATCACCTTCATTTAATTCTACAAATTTCTTTGGTGTTCTAAGCATTGCTTTGCCACTTAATATAATAAATATCTCTTCGGCATTTCTGTGAAAATGATATGGATAAGAGTATTTACCTGAATCAAGCATCCTTAGGTCAAATTTTAAGTTTTGGGAGTTGACTATTTTTGATAGTTCTTGGCTGCTATGCCAAGAAAATTCTGGAATCTTTGATTCTTTGAGCTTATAGCTAATATTCTCTTCATTAAAAATATGAGCCATTATCTTCTCTCCTTTTTAAGTTGATTGTGTCTAAGGGTCTTAATAATTAATATAAAATCTGTAACACCAGCATAAATCCCATTGTTCTCCTGATATTGATTTACATCCCACATAGTTAATATAAAACTAAATTCTACCTAATATATAATATAATATAAGTGTATTTACATCTCACATAGTTAATATAAAACGTGGAGGATAACGTTAAAGAATCTAAGAAGAAAATAATTTACATCTCACATAGTTAATATAAAACCCCAATTTTGCCACACACTCTAACCCCTGATTCTATCTGGATTTAGAGCAGATCAGCAAATTCAAAAAAACCTCGATTTTGCAGTAAACCTCCAGTAGTGCAATTGAGAAAGATTATCAAACCCTTCTTAACTAAGTAACCACAAGGCTTTACTCTACTTTCTTCAAAAAATAGCTTCACTGCAAAACCTAAAAACCATTAATTTATCATTATTCTTTGGTCTTATCCCTTATTTATTTTCTATTTTTAATAATTATTTATGATTTTAAACAAACACACAAGCATACCAAACTATACTATATAACTTATCCTTAAAAGATAAATTTCCTTTTTTAATTGTAAAACTTATCCCTAATTCTCTCCTACTATCAATGATCAATTAATTTTAAACAGCCTTGTGTTGAATAAATTTCTACTTAGCCCTTCCATAACTTATTGGTTATCTCCAGCAACTCCTTATCAGCTAACTTCTGAGGCCATAGCTGTAAGGGAGCACCTGCTCTCATAGCCGCTGCTACATTATAAAATATCTGTTTACTATCATCAAAGCTTCGTAGCAACTGTTTTATCTCTTCTCTTTTAGTCTCACCATCATGGGGGCAAGGACTTAGAATAGGTTCAAAACCAGTAATCTTTTTAGCTTCACGGGTCTCTTTCTCCCTTAAGTAAATTAAAGGTCTGATTACATAGATATCACTATTATCTAAATAACTCTTTGGTTCAAAGGTCTTAACCTGTCCAGAGTAGAGGATGCTCATCAAAAATGTCTCTACTGCGTCATCATAATGGTGCCCATAAGCAATCTTATTAAAACCATGCTCTTTCATAAATTTAGAGATTGCCCCTTTTCTAAAATAAGCACATTTAGCACAGGGGTTTTTAGTAGCCTCATCGGTAATGACCTCAGATATTTTAGTTCTTTCAATATAATAAGGCACTTCCAAGCTCTTACAATAATCTTTCATTTCTTTAAACTCTGCATTCTCTTCAAAGCCCAAATCAATAGTTAAAGCGCTTACCTTAAAATTAATTCCCATACTCCTTTGTAAGACTGCCAGAGCATATAATAGTAAAGAACTATCTTTGCCTCCTGAGAAGCCAACTAGAATATTATCACCTTCTTCTATCAAGCCAAACTCTGCTATCGCTCTTGCAATCTTTCTGGTGTAACTTTTTGGTAATGATAATTTCATAATTCTATCCTCCCATAACGATAAAAATATTAATAGTGTTCATAAATATTATAACAGATTAAAATCACGAGTTTAAACAAAATATAGGATCAACAACGAACTTTGTGATTCATAATAATTCTAGATTTTAATTAAGATACAAAAACTAAATCTTGATTTATATATAAGACAAAAAAGAATTGTTAGCCACAGATAGGCACGGATTTTCAAGGATTAATTATTTAGCTAATGTTTTAAATTATTTTCACAAAAGTCATTGAAGAGCCAAAATATAATAAGAACAAGTATAATAAATATCAATTTATCCTCCCAACTAAAATACTCTGTTAAAAAATCATATGGGAAATAAATTAATAATATCATTACATTAATGGAGAGAAGAGGCGTAATACTGAACTTCCTAACGCTTTATACCACTTAATATCCTCAAAATCTTCCATAGTAATCTCTTTACAGACCTTTAAGGTATTAAGAAAATCTTCTTTCATTTCAATAATAGTGTTACAATCATACATCCAAACCCCACATTCAAAGTGTAAGTATAGACTTCTATAATCCATATTTATAGTGCCAACAACTCCATAATTATCATCTGATATGTAGTTTTTTGAATGGATAAAGCCTGGGAGATACTCATAGATTTTTACTCCGCTTTCAATAAGAATCCTATAATAGGACCTGGTAACCGCATGAACATACCATTTATCTGCACAATGAGGAGTAATTATACGAATATCAACCCCTCCCTTAGCGGCTGATGATAGTGCTGTTACCATCTCATTATTGATAATCAGATAAGGTGTTGTGATATAGACATATTTTTTGGCTTTATTAATTAGATTAAGATAGACTATCTCTCCAACAGTTTCATCATCTAAGGGACTATCTGCAAAGGGCTGAATATATCCATCTCCGTTCTTTGAATTATCCTCTAATAGATTATTATCGTACTTAAATTCTTCTAAATTCTCTTCGATTCCTCTAAGATAACTCCACATGGATAAGAACATTACAGTCATACTCCAGACAGCTTCTCCCTTAAGCATAATAGCAGAATCCTTCCAATGCCCATATTTTTCGACCTTATTTATATATTCATCTGCTAAATTAGATCCTCCTGTAAATCCTGTATGACCATCAATGATTGTGAGTTTACGATGATCACGATTGTTGATCATAGGAGATAATATAGGGATTAAGGGATTGAAAACACAACACTTAATTCCCATCTCTTCAAGCTTTGTATCATATCTATAAGGTAAGGTAAATAAACAGCCTACATCATCATATATAACTCTAACATCTACACCCTCTGACGCCTTTTCTACTAATATATCAAGTATACTATTCCACATCTCACCTTCTTCAATAATAAAGTACTCTAAAAAGATATAATACTCTGCCTTTCTTAATTCTTCCTTTAACTTTTCAAACTTCATCTCACCGCTTGGAAAATATTTTGTTATTGTATTGCGATATGGTGGAAAATAGGCATAATCCTGAAGATATCTTGATTGATTAGCAGCAGTTTCATTTTCTGATTCCATTTCTTCTAAAATAGATTCTTGAGATGCTAATGCTTTTCTTGTTTTATTTCCGATTGATATCATTCTATTTTTTGCACGTTTACCCAACTTTTTACCACCAAAGAAGATATAAAACATACCTCCAATGATTGGAAATAATAGTATAGGTATAATCCATGCAATCTTATATGCGGGATTAATATGATTATTTATAATTCCTAATACTGCAGCCATGCTGATAAGTATACTTCCCCCATAGAAAAAGATAAAGTATTCATTAAATTTCAAGATTATTCCTATCAAAACTAGCAGCTGTACTAGTATTGCAAGAAATAAGAAAGTAATTCTGTGAAACAAAAACTTTCTAACAAATTTCATCTTAATCATTCCTTAAAATTATTATTTAACTTCCACATATCAATAATTGATTGCTAATTTTTCATAATTTAAGCTAATTACAGAGCATTCAAGGTACCTTAATTATAATCATAAACTTAAGAATATTATAACTCATTATTGAAATATATAGAAGTTAAACTAAGATTTTTTTAAAAAACTTTAAATTTATTTTGGTTGAGATTCCGCCTATATAGATACATAAAATATAGTAGATAATTAATATAAGATAAAGTTTAAAGACAAGCAGGTAAAATAATAACACTACCCCATTATTAATGATTTTTAATATTTCCTCTTCTCTAGCTAAGAAGAAGGTTAAAATCGATATAAGGACTAATTTTAATATAGAAACAATAATAACTTGACCCATACTATATACTTATAATGTTCAGCTTCCTTGAACATTAAACCACTCTCCATTCTACCTTTATCATGCCCAATAAAGATTTAAGATAGAAGAGATAATAAAAAGCAACCCCAATAGAAGCTGCTTTAGTCTCATTTAGATTTAATTTTCTGCTAAAAATCTCCATAATTCATCTTGGGGTGCATTAGTCATTTTAACCTGAACCTCTTTAGTATTGACTACTCTATCTTCTTTAATAATCTTACCGATAATGGTAGCCTTAATCCCTGCCAACTCCAACTCTCTAACCAACTCTTTACCACGTTCACTGGTTAAAATCATCATCCCTGAACCAATTAATTGATAGGGGTTAATCTGAAGCTTATCAGCAATAGCCTTTGTAGCTGGATGTAGAGGTACCAAATCCTCCTCTATCTCAAAACCAACCTCTGCTGCAATAGAGAGTTCAAAGACCGACCCATATAAACCACCCTCTGTTACGTCATGCATAGCATTAACTCCAAACTCTGCTCCTATTAACCCTTCAGGAATTACACTTAAATCTTCAATTAATTCTTGTCCTTCTTTCAATAAACTTTCATCAATTCCTAATTCTAATAACTTATCATAATAATCATTAGCCAAAATAGCAGTTCCCTCAAGCCCTGACCACTTAGTTACTACAATATCATCACCAACTTTGGCACCAGAAGAGGTTACATACTTATCCTTAGTCGTCTTGCCAATAGCAGTACAGACTACCAAAGGCTGATTGACTATATCAGTTATCTCAGTATGCCCTCCCAAGATATCTATTCCTAAATCTTGAGCAGCCTGATTGATATCTTGAATAATAGCTACAATCTCCTCTTCACTGGTAGATGGAGGAACCAATAGGGCTTGTTGAATCCCAATAGCCTTAGCTCCATTAGCTGCGATATCATTACAAGCTACATTAACAGCTAAACTCCCCATCCCCTCTTTCACCCCAGTAATAGGATCTGTAGACATTACAGCTACAAACTCTCCAAAGTCGATAACTGTTGAATCTTCTCCAATCTTTGGTCTAACCAATACATCTTGATGGCTTGCTGAAATTTTATCTAAAATC
The genomic region above belongs to Orenia metallireducens and contains:
- a CDS encoding DMT family transporter gives rise to the protein MRERDIFTNKYLVPLLAILACLLWGTAFPSLKLSYEALEIGKDDYFLKMLFASYRFFIASLLLLSYQVLSKGKKSFKLKIINFQPLLFLGLLQTTLQYFFFYNGLANTTGAKASILGTTGTFLTVILAHFIYENDKLNLQKGVGLVVGLLGVIIVNLKQRSFDFSFTFLGEGFLISSAIVATIASIIAKSLTRRIDPMLVTAYQMLVGSVTLFLISITKVKPLSLNFTSSTFLLLIYLAMVSAVGFALWYTLIKYNPLGYITIYKFVIPVSGVFFSSLLLVEESLNFNILAALILVSVGIVIINYKKRVVDVERV
- a CDS encoding cupin domain-containing protein, which gives rise to MAHIFNEENISYKLKESKIPEFSWHSSQELSKIVNSQNLKFDLRMLDSGKYSYPYHFHRNAEEIFIILSGKAMLRTPKKFVELNEGDIIFFEMGPEGAHQLYNHTQKPCKYLDIRTDIGIDVCEYPDSNKINILPYQEVYQKNSTVDYFKGEDKVKEKWGEKFSR
- a CDS encoding M3 family oligoendopeptidase, with amino-acid sequence MDLRWSLKELYPSFDSKKFKSDFKRLEDKISEISKLSEDGLDNRDNPIQQAEEYIILLKEIYTLFELLFNFSQLTLSVEAKNQQALKVIESLEEKEVLLTKPSVKFQKWIASLDDLERIIESSKLLTEHKFFLLELAKESKYLLSEEQEILIAKMSSTASKAWEKLYDLLTSTLLVKIEIDGEEKELPLPVIRNMAYEDDLVLRKNAYQAELKSYEQIEESIAAALNGIKGEVLTISEQRGYQSPLEKTLLDSRMEAETLEVMFKAIKEYLPLFHNYYRKKAELLGYNDGLPFYDLFAPIGEAKMRFTYDEARKFIVDNFRSFNDDLANYADNAFAKRWIDAEPRDGKRGGAFCSNIHPIGESRILANFTGSLSDVLTLAHELGHGYHGSCLVDESIINSDYPMPLAETASIFCETIVQKATLDKASKEEVLTILESSISDAGQVIVDIYSRYLFESEVFKRRKESSLSVDELKEMMVDAQKKAYGRGLDHNYLHPYMWLCKPHYYSAELNFYNFPYAFGLLFAKGIYAQYLEKGQEFIQEYNSLLAVSGKNDIINVAKTIGIDVNSIDFWRNSLDIIKRDIEEFLKF
- a CDS encoding HD-GYP domain-containing protein — protein: MYLASIGDLKEGDILAKNIYTSDGKLLLGAGRRLNKKYINKLDKIGINHIYLKDNRLKELKKEDIEIIPEEIRKEAIIIARDCIKKIIDADTGLNHQEKHQLYRIIADIIDTITINKKILNCIKDIRLLQDELFFHLTNVTVLSLVVGKQLGYEKERLMELGIGAFLHDVGKIKVPLEIINKPGRLTDEEFEEVKKHTTYGYQILGNIEGIPEVSARIAYLHHERCDGSGYPKGISRRYIDEYARIVAIADVFDSMINDRVYRSSIKVKEVIEYLYTTFTENKMDRELVERFLRMVTPYPIGTKVKLNIGCEAVVTRVNETMKLRPVVKVLNFSGLDRDFIIDLSKDLNIDIIEEIV
- a CDS encoding AIR synthase family protein produces the protein MKAGKIDIGNLKELILDKISASHQDVLVRPKIGEDSTVIDFGEFVAVMSTDPITGVKEGMGSLAVNVACNDIAANGAKAIGIQQALLVPPSTSEEEIVAIIQDINQAAQDLGIDILGGHTEITDIVNQPLVVCTAIGKTTKDKYVTSSGAKVGDDIVVTKWSGLEGTAILANDYYDKLLELGIDESLLKEGQELIEDLSVIPEGLIGAEFGVNAMHDVTEGGLYGSVFELSIAAEVGFEIEEDLVPLHPATKAIADKLQINPYQLIGSGMMILTSERGKELVRELELAGIKATIIGKIIKEDRVVNTKEVQVKMTNAPQDELWRFLAEN
- a CDS encoding tRNA 2-thiocytidine biosynthesis TtcA family protein, translating into MKLSLPKSYTRKIARAIAEFGLIEEGDNILVGFSGGKDSSLLLYALAVLQRSMGINFKVSALTIDLGFEENAEFKEMKDYCKSLEVPYYIERTKISEVITDEATKNPCAKCAYFRKGAISKFMKEHGFNKIAYGHHYDDAVETFLMSILYSGQVKTFEPKSYLDNSDIYVIRPLIYLREKETREAKKITGFEPILSPCPHDGETKREEIKQLLRSFDDSKQIFYNVAAAMRAGAPLQLWPQKLADKELLEITNKLWKG
- the cls gene encoding cardiolipin synthase; amino-acid sequence: MKFVRKFLFHRITFLFLAILVQLLVLIGIILKFNEYFIFFYGGSILISMAAVLGIINNHINPAYKIAWIIPILLFPIIGGMFYIFFGGKKLGKRAKNRMISIGNKTRKALASQESILEEMESENETAANQSRYLQDYAYFPPYRNTITKYFPSGEMKFEKLKEELRKAEYYIFLEYFIIEEGEMWNSILDILVEKASEGVDVRVIYDDVGCLFTLPYRYDTKLEEMGIKCCVFNPLIPILSPMINNRDHRKLTIIDGHTGFTGGSNLADEYINKVEKYGHWKDSAIMLKGEAVWSMTVMFLSMWSYLRGIEENLEEFKYDNNLLEDNSKNGDGYIQPFADSPLDDETVGEIVYLNLINKAKKYVYITTPYLIINNEMVTALSSAAKGGVDIRIITPHCADKWYVHAVTRSYYRILIESGVKIYEYLPGFIHSKNYISDDNYGVVGTINMDYRSLYLHFECGVWMYDCNTIIEMKEDFLNTLKVCKEITMEDFEDIKWYKALGSSVLRLFSPLM